GGCAGGCGCGACTGGCGCGGATTTACGATGGTCCGGACGAAGTGCACAAAATGGTCGTGGCACGCCGGATTTTGCAAGCATACGCCGACGAGGCTGCGGCCGAAGGCGCAGCCAATTAAGGGCGCCTACCGTTAGGTTGCGCCGCGCGCCCGACGGCTGTGCCCGTGATGGGATCAGAGTCCAGCGACGAGGCCCCCGCTCACCCGTGGTCCAACACACGGGCGGCCGGAAGCAACCGTAGGGGCACGGCATTCCTTGCCCCACAAAAAGCCGCGCCCCAATTGCCATCGGAATCATGCGACAACCCTACCGCTCGGCGCCAGCTCCGTTACCTGCGGCTAACCAGTGGCTAATGGGTCGGCGAACGAATGACTGACGACGGGTGGTAGCTGTATGGTGGGCTCACCACCTTCGCCGCGCCATACAGGGGCTGCCGCGAGTGCCGCGCCGACGGCAAGTGCAAAGAAAATTGTAGGGGCGGGCTTTGTGCCTGCCCGTGGGGGGTATCGGCCGTGGAGAAGGCAACAGCGGCGTAGTGGCGGGCAACGAGGGCAGCCACAAGGGCTGCCCCTACGATGGCGTTGGTGGCCCGTGGCACGACAGCCAGGCGCGGGCACTGATGGCAGCACCATCACCAATCCACGTGTTCCCGACTCGCTATTCGCCGCTCGCCATTCGCCGCTCACCGCTCGCACTTTCTTTGCGGCGCTGGCAGGGTGCACCGGACGACGCCCTAGCGGCTTTGGGCGACGACGTGGTAGCGAGCAGTTCCCGGTGGGCGTTGGAATTCGACATGAAATGTCGTCGATGAATCCGGCTCCAAAACCGAAACTTGTGTCTTCGCCGGCAGCACCAGCAGCTCATTTCCGGCCTCGTCCAACACCTGCACCGTGACGGTGAGATTCCGTGCCCGTCCGCGGCCGCGATTGATTACAGTTCCAGAAACCACCACCGAGGCGCCCTGCGGGTTTGCCTGCTCTTCGACATCGGCAATCGCCAGCTCTGGCCGCTCGACCACAGGAATATCCTCTTCAACCAATATCTTTGGCGTCGGCACGACGACGGCCTCTGGTTCTGGCGGCTGGCGGGGCACGCAGCCCGCAAGCAGCAGGGTCACGATGACACCCACGGTTCGCAACGCAGCTTGGTTCATGGGGTCGTCCCTATCGCCCGAAACCCCGCGCTTTCCAAGGCAACGTTGCCTCTCGCTGGCCTCATTGATACGTAGCGTTGCTAATGTTGGTGCTGGATCCTCCCCCTCTCATCGACTCTCCCTTTGCAACCATTGCGAACAAAATCCTTACAGGTGGGGAGATTGACCGTGCCGAGGCGCGAGCCGTGCTGCTTGCACCGGTAGAGGCGCTGCCGGCCTTGCTCTGGTCAGCGTTCAAGGTGCGGGAGCGGTTCTTCGGCCGGCGGGTGAAGCTTTGCCAGTTACGCAACGCGCGCAGTGGTCTTTGCCCCGAGGACTGCCACTATTGCTCCCAGTCCGCGATTTCCACGGCACCTATCCCCCGCTACCGTTTGGACTCGGTTGCCCAGCTACTCGAGGGGGCCCGCCGTGCCGTTGCTGCCGGCGCGACACGCTACTGCATGGTGACGAGCGGGCGCGGGCCGAGTCCGACCGACATCGAGCGCTTCTGTGCCGCTGCGCGGGCGATCAAAAGCGAGTTTCCTCAGTTGGAGCTATGCGTCTCTCCGGGTCTGCTCGATGCCGACCAGGCCTACGCGTTGAAAGAGGCCGGCATCGACTATGTGAACCACAACCTCAACACCAGCCGCCGTTTCTATCCGGAGATTTGTACCACGCATACATTCGACGACCGGGTTGCCACCGTGCGCGCGGTGC
This sequence is a window from Candidatus Binatia bacterium. Protein-coding genes within it:
- a CDS encoding FxLYD domain-containing protein, yielding MNQAALRTVGVIVTLLLAGCVPRQPPEPEAVVVPTPKILVEEDIPVVERPELAIADVEEQANPQGASVVVSGTVINRGRGRARNLTVTVQVLDEAGNELLVLPAKTQVSVLEPDSSTTFHVEFQRPPGTARYHVVAQSR
- the bioB gene encoding biotin synthase BioB, producing the protein MLVLDPPPLIDSPFATIANKILTGGEIDRAEARAVLLAPVEALPALLWSAFKVRERFFGRRVKLCQLRNARSGLCPEDCHYCSQSAISTAPIPRYRLDSVAQLLEGARRAVAAGATRYCMVTSGRGPSPTDIERFCAAARAIKSEFPQLELCVSPGLLDADQAYALKEAGIDYVNHNLNTSRRFYPEICTTHTFDDRVATVRAVQAAGLRTCCGGIVGLGETEEDLIDLALDLRALRVDSLPVNFLHPIEGTPLEGRKDLDPAKCLRALCLMRFVRPDAEIRVAGGRELHLGSWQALALFPANSLFVDGYLTTPGDAADQVRALVTSLGFEVEA